A part of Corvus cornix cornix isolate S_Up_H32 chromosome Z, ASM73873v5, whole genome shotgun sequence genomic DNA contains:
- the LOC104686547 gene encoding uncharacterized protein LOC104686547 isoform X1: MELFRLSLGCICLLPWLEVAEGQGFLIRNTRLEKCIRASHETNSIGLASCKEHSQQQQWGWDPDSGTIVSLHTQWCLSAHRTREYALVKLEPCGDWKRQAWSCSKKGHLTLQSLGFHLGTKEGGHKVFVSREKDKFSRWKTLADETICTAPQTAAQRPSKPTQQALDTCVWIYETKTIDSSKIDAVGREPSVSLTDPPLATKFNSTVSPGKTNQAQLPANEDPSHNHSKKHGNRGKNTGARLAGTNWKTAMLVLSPLAFILGLIILTLNVHYNKKKKILSALKGSPANSSRVDLREQTPLRRGPQPYLPPSRSPSLRHGEILIEWKDGTVTPLFDNINYQVD, from the exons TAGCAGAGGGACAAGGCTTCCTCATAAGAAACACCCGGCTGGAAAAGTGCATCCGTGCCTCCCACGAGACCAACAGCATCGGCCTGGCCAGCTGCAAGGAgcactcccagcagcagcaatgggGCTGGGACCCCGACTCCGGCACCATTGTCAGCCTGCACACACAGTGGTGCCTGTCGGCCCACAGGACGCGTGAGTACGCTCTGGTCAAGCTGGAGCCCTGTGGAGACTGGAAACGCCAGGCATGGTCCTGCAGCAAGAAGGGACACTTGACTCTGCAGAGCTTGGGCTTCCACCTTGGCACCAAGGAGGGAGGCCACAAGGTCTTTGTCTCCAGGGAGAAGGACAAGTTCAGCAGGTGGAAGACGTTAGCAGATGAAACCATCTGTACTGCTCCCCAGACAGCAGCTCAGAGGCCCAGCAAACCAACACAACAAGCTCTAGACACATGTGTGTGGATCTATGAAA CTAAAACCATTGATTCATCAAAGATCGATGCCGTGGGCAGAGAGCCTTCTGTGAGCTTGACTGACCCACCTCTGGCTACCAAATTCAACAGCACAGTGTCTCCAGGGAAAACCAATCAAGCACAGCTCCCGGCAAATGAGG ATCCATCCCACAACCACTCCAAGAAGCATGGAAATCGGGGGAAAAACACTGGGGCCAGGCTTGCAG GCACCAACTGGAAGACGGCCATGCTTGTCCTCAGCCCCCTGGCATTCATACTGGGATTAATAATACTGACACTCAATGTTCACTACAACAA gaagaagaaaatcctcTCTGCTCTGAAGGGCTCTCcagccaacagcagcagagttGATTTACGGGAGCAGACCCCCTTACGAAGAGGCCCCCAGCCATACCTTCCACCATCCCGCTCCCCTTCGCTGAGGCATGGAGAGATCCTCATTGAGTGGAAAGACGGGACTGTCACTCCTCTTTTTGATAACATCAACTACCAAGTGGACTAG
- the LOC104686547 gene encoding uncharacterized protein LOC104686547 isoform X2 has protein sequence MELFRLSLGCICLLPWLEAEGQGFLIRNTRLEKCIRASHETNSIGLASCKEHSQQQQWGWDPDSGTIVSLHTQWCLSAHRTREYALVKLEPCGDWKRQAWSCSKKGHLTLQSLGFHLGTKEGGHKVFVSREKDKFSRWKTLADETICTAPQTAAQRPSKPTQQALDTCVWIYETKTIDSSKIDAVGREPSVSLTDPPLATKFNSTVSPGKTNQAQLPANEDPSHNHSKKHGNRGKNTGARLAGTNWKTAMLVLSPLAFILGLIILTLNVHYNKKKKILSALKGSPANSSRVDLREQTPLRRGPQPYLPPSRSPSLRHGEILIEWKDGTVTPLFDNINYQVD, from the exons CAGAGGGACAAGGCTTCCTCATAAGAAACACCCGGCTGGAAAAGTGCATCCGTGCCTCCCACGAGACCAACAGCATCGGCCTGGCCAGCTGCAAGGAgcactcccagcagcagcaatgggGCTGGGACCCCGACTCCGGCACCATTGTCAGCCTGCACACACAGTGGTGCCTGTCGGCCCACAGGACGCGTGAGTACGCTCTGGTCAAGCTGGAGCCCTGTGGAGACTGGAAACGCCAGGCATGGTCCTGCAGCAAGAAGGGACACTTGACTCTGCAGAGCTTGGGCTTCCACCTTGGCACCAAGGAGGGAGGCCACAAGGTCTTTGTCTCCAGGGAGAAGGACAAGTTCAGCAGGTGGAAGACGTTAGCAGATGAAACCATCTGTACTGCTCCCCAGACAGCAGCTCAGAGGCCCAGCAAACCAACACAACAAGCTCTAGACACATGTGTGTGGATCTATGAAA CTAAAACCATTGATTCATCAAAGATCGATGCCGTGGGCAGAGAGCCTTCTGTGAGCTTGACTGACCCACCTCTGGCTACCAAATTCAACAGCACAGTGTCTCCAGGGAAAACCAATCAAGCACAGCTCCCGGCAAATGAGG ATCCATCCCACAACCACTCCAAGAAGCATGGAAATCGGGGGAAAAACACTGGGGCCAGGCTTGCAG GCACCAACTGGAAGACGGCCATGCTTGTCCTCAGCCCCCTGGCATTCATACTGGGATTAATAATACTGACACTCAATGTTCACTACAACAA gaagaagaaaatcctcTCTGCTCTGAAGGGCTCTCcagccaacagcagcagagttGATTTACGGGAGCAGACCCCCTTACGAAGAGGCCCCCAGCCATACCTTCCACCATCCCGCTCCCCTTCGCTGAGGCATGGAGAGATCCTCATTGAGTGGAAAGACGGGACTGTCACTCCTCTTTTTGATAACATCAACTACCAAGTGGACTAG
- the NUDT2 gene encoding bis(5'-nucleosyl)-tetraphosphatase [asymmetrical] isoform X2, which yields MAVRACGLIIYRRLQPAPSSKVTDSIEYLLLQTSYGTHHWTPPKGHVDPGEDDLQTAFRETQEEAGLQASQLTLIEGFKKELHYPVHGKPKTVVYWLAEMKDYNTEIKLSEEHQAFQWLKLEDACKFAEYEDMQAMLKEVHQFLCSRE from the exons ATGGCTGTGAGAGCTTGTGGCTTGATCATCtacaggaggctgcagccagcaccatCCTCAAAGGTCACTGACAGCATTGAGTACCTCCTGCTTCAGACATCCTACGGGACCCACCACTGGACCCCGCCCAAAG GCCACGTGGACCCAGGGGAGGATGACCTGCAGACAGCCTTCCGGGAAACGCAGGAGGAGGCTGGTCTGCAGGCCAGCCAGCTCACCCTCATTGAGGGCTTCAAGAAGGAGCTGCACTACCCTGTCCATGGCAAACCTAAGACCGTCGTGTACTGGCTGGCGGAAATGAAGGACTACAACACAGAAATCAAGCTGTCGGAGGAGCACCAAGCTTTCCAGTGGCTGAAGCTGGAGGATGCCTGCAAATTTGCAGAATATGAAGACATGCAAGCAATGCTGAAGGAAGTGCATCAGTTTCTCTGCTCCAGAGAATAA
- the NUDT2 gene encoding bis(5'-nucleosyl)-tetraphosphatase [asymmetrical] isoform X1, protein MVPAHCRARKQSSWCSLQRGMAVRACGLIIYRRLQPAPSSKVTDSIEYLLLQTSYGTHHWTPPKGHVDPGEDDLQTAFRETQEEAGLQASQLTLIEGFKKELHYPVHGKPKTVVYWLAEMKDYNTEIKLSEEHQAFQWLKLEDACKFAEYEDMQAMLKEVHQFLCSRE, encoded by the exons ATGGTTCCCGCCCACTGCCGGGCCCGGAAGCAGAG CTCCTGGTGCAGTTTGCAGAGGGGAATGGCTGTGAGAGCTTGTGGCTTGATCATCtacaggaggctgcagccagcaccatCCTCAAAGGTCACTGACAGCATTGAGTACCTCCTGCTTCAGACATCCTACGGGACCCACCACTGGACCCCGCCCAAAG GCCACGTGGACCCAGGGGAGGATGACCTGCAGACAGCCTTCCGGGAAACGCAGGAGGAGGCTGGTCTGCAGGCCAGCCAGCTCACCCTCATTGAGGGCTTCAAGAAGGAGCTGCACTACCCTGTCCATGGCAAACCTAAGACCGTCGTGTACTGGCTGGCGGAAATGAAGGACTACAACACAGAAATCAAGCTGTCGGAGGAGCACCAAGCTTTCCAGTGGCTGAAGCTGGAGGATGCCTGCAAATTTGCAGAATATGAAGACATGCAAGCAATGCTGAAGGAAGTGCATCAGTTTCTCTGCTCCAGAGAATAA